CTTGAATCCAATATTGAGCCGCAAGTTTAGGATTTTGAATCGTCTCACCCGTCAAGGCATCCTTACCTGTGATTTGGTAATTTTCTGCTGTGGCAACCACTTGATCGTAGTCAAGCGACTTTTCGCTTATTGCTTGCTTGAGGTAGCTTTCATCAATCCATTTCGTCACTTCTTCCGGGTTAACAGGCTTTTCAATTCTGCCGAGCTTCGTTAGCATAGCGATGCTATTCTTCAGGGCATTCACCTGAACTGCTTGTACAGTCGGATTAAGAGACTGAAGACCAGAAGGCCCCAAAAACATATAGACCACTTCTTTCTCTACACCTGACCATTGCTCAATCTTTGTTGCCAATTCCTCGGGCTTCTCACGAAACATCTGATTCGCTTCTAGAACTGCTTTGAGATATGCTACGACAATCTCAGGATGTTCTTTGGCAAAATCTGAGCGAACCACAATGCCATGAAGCGTTGGCATTTCGGTTTGCGCTCCATCAAAAATCTTTCTGGCAAAGCCACGAAAGGTAAATAGTTCACCAAAGGGTACAAAGTTTGCATGAGCATCAATTTGCCCTGTTCGTAAACTCGAACCCCCAACCTCTGGAGTTTGACTGATTAATTTGACATCTTTATCAGGATCGATGCCAGCTTGCTCTAACGCTTTGAGCAACATTCCATGAGCCGCCGAACCAAACGGAACAGAAACTGTTAATCCCTTTAAATCAGCCAGACTTTTTGCAGAGCTTTGTTTGGGTACAACTACGGCGTTGCCCGCTCCCTTGGGGCTATACGCTAATGTGCCAATAAAAATTGAATCTGCATCCTGAGCTTCCTGCTGAAATTTCACCAAGTTGATTGTTGCAGGAAAATCACCCATCAGACCAATATCAATTTGATTTGCCAACATTTTGTTCGTAATGGGTGGCCCCGAAGTATAGCTAGACCACTGAATATCATATTTGACTCCAGCATATTTGCCAGTTTTAGGCAAATGCTTTTGCAGCAAATCTAGCTCTCGAACAGTTGCTCCACCAACCGCTGTGTTAATGACCTGATCTTGGGTGCCTATGGCAATTCTAATCACCTTTGCGGAATTATTAGAACTACTACTAGCATTGGTTTGTCCACTGGTTTGTCCACTGGTGCTGGAACAACCGCTGACGATCGCCACTGAAGCTACTAATAAACCTGATGCAATGCTTTGTCTCAGCCAATTATTGTATTGCATTACTCAAATCATTTGACTCATTTGAAGCTAATTAATCCAGCATTTGAGATACCCATCTGTAAATCGATATACATATCCTAGAGACAAAGGCGTTTGACTTATAAAACTCTTAACTAAGTTCATACATTCTGTTTATCAAATGTTCCGTAACAGGGTAAATGAGTTCTTCCGCTCTTTTGGTGAAAGGGGAAAAAAGGCTAGAATAGCTTACCGTGTAAGAGTTAGAGGGATGTTCCACACAAGAGAA
The genomic region above belongs to Phormidium ambiguum IAM M-71 and contains:
- a CDS encoding ABC transporter substrate-binding protein; the encoded protein is MQYNNWLRQSIASGLLVASVAIVSGCSSTSGQTSGQTNASSSSNNSAKVIRIAIGTQDQVINTAVGGATVRELDLLQKHLPKTGKYAGVKYDIQWSSYTSGPPITNKMLANQIDIGLMGDFPATINLVKFQQEAQDADSIFIGTLAYSPKGAGNAVVVPKQSSAKSLADLKGLTVSVPFGSAAHGMLLKALEQAGIDPDKDVKLISQTPEVGGSSLRTGQIDAHANFVPFGELFTFRGFARKIFDGAQTEMPTLHGIVVRSDFAKEHPEIVVAYLKAVLEANQMFREKPEELATKIEQWSGVEKEVVYMFLGPSGLQSLNPTVQAVQVNALKNSIAMLTKLGRIEKPVNPEEVTKWIDESYLKQAISEKSLDYDQVVATAENYQITGKDALTGETIQNPKLAAQYWIQGESTVTNFASISNMVKALAKLQAEGKTADAIFVHDRNNGWKLFAENSYFVTKGDELSAFLLESDAQKFAAVNGGQITAFREIQQMYARKAMLLGAAR